One part of the Actinomyces howellii genome encodes these proteins:
- a CDS encoding APC family permease yields MRDFADRVKRLIVGRPVPSGALGETLLPKRIALPVFASDALSSVGYAPDEVLITLAVAGVAATVVSPWIALAVVAVLLIVVASYRQTVHAYPSGGGDYEVVSTNLGSHAGLAVASALLCDYVLTVAVSVSAGTSYLAAAVPSVSPYKVEIAVGIATLLAVLNLRGSRESGGAFAVPTYLYMGAIGVLAVTGLVQEATGALGSAPSASYEVVAQSGWEQGLTGMAGAFLVLRAFSSGCAALTGVEAISNGVPSFRRPKSRNAATTLLMLGTISALMLLSIVHLAGATGVRMAEDPATELLSNGVPLGEGYHQDPVIGQIAATVFADVKPMFYLITVVTGLILVLAANTAFNGFPVLASVLGRDEFLPRQLALRGDRLAYSNGIVVLWLGAVAFIVGFGASTNRLIQLYIVGVFISFTLSQVGMVRHWTRALALATDPGARRSMARSRVVNTVGAAGTGLVLLIVLLTKLTRGAWVTLLLMALLFLVMNRIRRHYRRVGQEMAIDDLHDARVLPAHVHAVVLASRLNRPTLRALTYALSTYPTSIEAVTVDAGDGAAERLLEQWEEADLPVPLTVLDSPLRELTRPIVSYVRSVRRESPRDLVVVFLPEYIVRHWWEQVLHSQTALRLKTALLFTPGVVVASVPWQLGAPGQTHVHRGVRATTPEGIADTDVASRRAEARRLRRAGSGR; encoded by the coding sequence GTGCGTGACTTCGCCGACCGCGTCAAGCGGCTCATCGTCGGTCGGCCGGTGCCCAGCGGGGCGCTGGGCGAGACGCTTCTGCCCAAGCGGATCGCCCTGCCGGTCTTCGCCTCCGACGCCCTGTCGAGCGTGGGCTACGCCCCCGATGAGGTCCTCATCACCCTGGCAGTGGCCGGTGTCGCCGCGACCGTCGTCTCCCCGTGGATCGCCCTGGCGGTGGTCGCGGTGCTTCTCATCGTCGTCGCCTCCTACCGGCAGACCGTCCACGCCTACCCCTCGGGGGGCGGGGACTACGAGGTCGTGTCGACCAACCTCGGCTCCCACGCGGGCCTGGCGGTGGCCTCGGCCCTCCTGTGCGACTACGTGCTCACCGTCGCGGTGTCGGTATCGGCGGGGACCTCCTACCTCGCTGCGGCCGTCCCCTCGGTCTCGCCCTACAAGGTCGAGATCGCGGTCGGGATCGCGACGCTCCTGGCCGTGCTCAACCTGCGTGGCTCCAGGGAGTCCGGAGGCGCCTTCGCCGTCCCCACCTACCTGTACATGGGGGCCATCGGGGTCCTGGCGGTCACGGGCCTGGTCCAGGAGGCCACCGGTGCCCTGGGGAGCGCCCCGTCGGCCTCCTACGAGGTGGTCGCCCAGAGCGGGTGGGAGCAGGGCCTGACGGGGATGGCGGGGGCCTTCCTCGTCCTGCGCGCCTTCTCCTCGGGCTGCGCGGCGCTGACCGGAGTCGAGGCGATCTCCAACGGCGTGCCCAGCTTCCGGCGTCCCAAGTCCCGCAACGCCGCGACGACGCTGCTCATGCTGGGGACGATCTCGGCGCTCATGCTCCTGAGCATCGTCCACCTGGCGGGCGCGACCGGGGTGCGCATGGCGGAGGACCCGGCCACTGAGCTGCTCAGCAACGGGGTGCCGCTGGGGGAGGGCTACCACCAGGACCCGGTCATCGGGCAGATCGCGGCCACCGTCTTCGCCGACGTCAAGCCGATGTTCTACCTCATCACCGTCGTCACCGGCCTCATCCTGGTCCTGGCGGCCAACACCGCCTTCAACGGCTTCCCGGTCCTGGCCTCGGTGCTGGGCCGCGATGAGTTCCTTCCCCGCCAGCTCGCCCTGCGCGGGGACCGCCTGGCCTACTCCAACGGCATCGTCGTGCTGTGGCTGGGGGCGGTGGCCTTCATCGTCGGCTTCGGAGCGAGCACGAACAGGCTCATCCAGCTCTACATCGTCGGGGTCTTCATCTCCTTCACCCTGTCCCAGGTCGGCATGGTCCGCCACTGGACCCGCGCCCTGGCCCTGGCCACCGACCCCGGGGCCCGCCGGAGCATGGCCCGCTCGCGCGTGGTCAACACCGTCGGGGCCGCGGGGACCGGGCTGGTCCTCCTCATCGTGCTCCTCACCAAGCTCACCCGCGGGGCGTGGGTGACCCTGCTTCTCATGGCACTGCTCTTCCTCGTCATGAACAGGATCCGCAGGCACTACCGCAGGGTGGGGCAGGAGATGGCCATCGACGACCTCCACGACGCCAGGGTCCTGCCCGCCCACGTCCACGCCGTCGTGCTCGCCTCACGGCTCAACCGGCCGACCCTGCGCGCACTGACCTACGCCCTGTCGACCTATCCGACCTCCATCGAGGCCGTCACCGTCGACGCCGGCGACGGCGCCGCCGAGCGCCTGCTTGAGCAGTGGGAGGAGGCCGACCTGCCCGTGCCCCTGACCGTCCTGGACTCCCCCCTGCGCGAACTGACACGACCGATCGTGTCCTACGTGCGCTCGGTACGCCGTGAGTCCCCCCGCGACCTCGTCGTCGTCTTCCTGCCCGAGTACATCGTGCGCCACTGGTGGGAGCAGGTGCTGCACAGCCAGACCGCCCTGCGGCTCAAGACCGCGCTGCTGTTCACCCCCGGGGTCGTCGTGGCCTCCGTGCCGTGGCAGCTGGGAGCACCCGGCCAGACCCACGTCCACCGCGGCGTGCGGGCGACCACCCCTGAAGGCATCGCCGACACCGATGTCGCCTCCCGCCGGGCCGAGGCCCGTCGCCTGCGTCGCGCCGGGAGCGGACGATGA
- a CDS encoding potassium channel family protein, whose protein sequence is MHFVIMGCGRVGASMAVQLDRMGHSVAVIDQSSNAFRRLPSGFNGRKVKGIGFDRDALEQAGIDEAYAFVAVSNGDNSNIVAARVARELFGVEHVVARIYDARRADVYERLGIPTVATVRQTAEQMMRRVLPGVTSREASDPSGEVCLVQPDLAVAWVGTTVGRLEELVEARVAWVSRGGGALVPRASTIIQENDRLHVAVSTDRLPALQRALSRPPAQEA, encoded by the coding sequence GTGCACTTCGTCATCATGGGCTGCGGACGCGTGGGTGCCTCCATGGCCGTCCAGCTCGACCGCATGGGCCACTCGGTGGCCGTCATCGACCAGTCCTCCAACGCCTTCCGTCGCCTTCCCTCCGGCTTCAACGGCCGCAAGGTCAAGGGAATCGGATTCGACCGCGACGCCCTGGAGCAGGCGGGGATCGACGAGGCCTACGCCTTCGTGGCCGTGTCCAACGGGGACAACTCCAACATCGTGGCGGCGCGGGTGGCGCGCGAGCTCTTCGGCGTCGAGCACGTCGTGGCCCGGATCTACGACGCCCGACGTGCCGACGTCTACGAGCGCCTGGGCATCCCGACGGTGGCGACTGTCCGCCAGACCGCCGAGCAGATGATGCGCCGCGTCCTTCCCGGGGTGACCTCCCGCGAGGCCTCCGATCCCTCCGGCGAGGTCTGCCTCGTCCAGCCCGACCTCGCCGTCGCCTGGGTGGGCACGACCGTCGGCAGGCTCGAGGAGCTGGTCGAGGCGAGGGTCGCCTGGGTCTCGCGGGGAGGGGGCGCCCTCGTGCCCCGCGCCTCGACGATCATCCAGGAGAACGACCGCTTGCACGTGGCCGTCAGCACCGACCGGCTGCCCGCCCTGCAGCGGGCCCTGTCCCGTCCCCCCGCCCAGGAGGCCTGA
- a CDS encoding potassium channel family protein: MKILIAGAGSVGRSIARELIARGHEITLVDNSPDAMRVAAVPEADWLLADACDVDSLAEAGAQDCDVVVSATGDDKANLVVSLLVKTEYGVPRTVARVNNPKNEWLFDETWGVDVAVSTPRIMTALVEEAVSIGSLVSIFTFHQSGALMHELTLADDSPVIGELVSEVDLPPLTVLAAILRDDRPIVPGRDERFERGDELVFLTAREGEASLREVPDIFSGAEDPEPVEGAPA, translated from the coding sequence ATGAAGATCCTCATCGCCGGAGCCGGGTCGGTGGGCCGCTCGATCGCGCGCGAGCTCATCGCCCGCGGTCACGAGATCACCCTCGTCGACAACTCACCCGACGCGATGCGCGTCGCCGCGGTCCCCGAGGCCGACTGGCTGCTGGCCGACGCCTGTGACGTCGACTCCCTGGCCGAGGCGGGGGCACAGGACTGCGACGTCGTCGTGTCGGCCACGGGGGACGACAAGGCCAACCTCGTCGTGTCCTTGCTGGTCAAGACCGAGTACGGCGTGCCGCGCACGGTGGCCCGCGTCAACAACCCGAAGAACGAGTGGCTCTTCGACGAGACCTGGGGCGTCGACGTGGCGGTGTCGACTCCCCGGATCATGACAGCGCTCGTCGAGGAGGCGGTGAGCATCGGCTCCCTCGTGTCGATCTTCACCTTCCACCAGTCAGGGGCGCTCATGCACGAGCTGACCCTGGCCGACGACTCCCCGGTCATCGGAGAGCTGGTCAGCGAGGTCGACCTGCCGCCGCTGACCGTGCTCGCCGCGATCCTGCGCGACGACCGGCCGATCGTGCCCGGACGTGACGAGCGCTTCGAGCGGGGCGACGAGCTCGTGTTCCTCACCGCCCGTGAGGGCGAGGCCTCCCTGAGGGAGGTCCCGGACATCTTCTCCGGCGCGGAGGACCCGGAGCCCGTCGAGGGAGCCCCCGCCTGA
- a CDS encoding DUF3159 domain-containing protein, which translates to MSAPATGRGPRGTRRGGGLEAVGAESFDVSEAVGGWRGVLESAAPTVVFVTVLALRPDALLVALGASLALSAVCLLARLVAGQPLTQVLGGAVLALISAAWAWRTGHASNFYATGLIINAVMLAVTAGSIALRRPLVGVFIELWRTASGQGDGEDDESAQARARASWRTDPDLEGLRRRYAVATAVLCGMFALRLVVEVPLYLMGDPALGALGIARIVLGVPLYALTLWFAWRIARPAAAGTAAESG; encoded by the coding sequence GTGAGCGCGCCCGCAACCGGTCGGGGGCCGCGCGGGACCCGGCGGGGCGGGGGGCTTGAGGCGGTGGGGGCCGAGAGCTTTGACGTCTCCGAGGCCGTCGGGGGCTGGCGCGGCGTCCTCGAGTCCGCCGCACCCACGGTCGTCTTCGTCACGGTCCTCGCCCTGCGCCCCGACGCCCTCCTCGTGGCCCTGGGAGCCTCCCTGGCTCTCAGCGCCGTCTGCCTCCTGGCCAGGCTCGTGGCCGGCCAGCCCCTCACCCAGGTGCTGGGAGGAGCGGTTCTCGCGCTCATCAGCGCTGCCTGGGCCTGGCGCACCGGCCACGCCTCGAACTTCTACGCCACCGGGCTCATCATCAACGCCGTCATGCTGGCCGTGACCGCGGGGTCGATCGCCCTGCGCCGGCCCCTGGTCGGTGTCTTCATCGAGCTGTGGCGCACGGCCTCGGGCCAGGGGGACGGCGAGGACGACGAGAGCGCGCAGGCCCGGGCGCGTGCCTCCTGGCGGACCGACCCCGACCTCGAGGGTCTCAGGCGCCGCTACGCCGTGGCCACGGCGGTTCTGTGCGGGATGTTCGCACTGCGCCTGGTCGTCGAGGTGCCGCTCTACCTCATGGGTGATCCCGCCCTCGGTGCGCTCGGGATCGCCAGGATCGTCCTGGGCGTGCCGCTGTACGCACTGACCCTGTGGTTCGCGTGGCGCATCGCGCGCCCGGCGGCCGCTGGCACCGCGGCTGAGAGCGGCTGA
- a CDS encoding OB-fold nucleic acid binding domain-containing protein, which produces MAARPGLLRRVVEHLSADRDQLDADDTTRSLSALRGTTTPLNDLRARERVRVGGVLRAVTYPPAALKPVLVGQLFDGTGSVDLVWLGRRSIAGISPGARLMVEGTVVAGRARPAIYNPSYEILGRGR; this is translated from the coding sequence ATGGCAGCGCGCCCGGGGCTGCTGCGGCGCGTGGTCGAGCACCTGAGCGCCGACCGTGACCAGCTCGACGCCGACGACACCACCCGCTCCCTCAGTGCCCTGAGAGGGACGACCACTCCCCTCAACGACCTGCGGGCGCGTGAGCGCGTCCGCGTCGGCGGGGTGCTGCGCGCGGTCACCTACCCGCCGGCCGCCCTCAAGCCGGTGCTTGTCGGCCAGCTCTTCGACGGCACGGGATCGGTGGACCTCGTGTGGTTGGGACGGCGTTCCATCGCCGGCATCTCGCCCGGGGCCCGGCTCATGGTCGAGGGCACGGTGGTGGCCGGCCGCGCCCGCCCGGCCATCTACAACCCCTCCTACGAGATCCTGGGCAGGGGCAGGTGA
- a CDS encoding DUF3710 domain-containing protein, whose protein sequence is MGLFSRRRPDDAEPARDSSPGDPEPASREPEEVVGGPWDSADAPEASGSTVRVDLGSLRVPAVDGMQIRLESPGAGAEAGAVVLVLGGSSLELRAFAAPRSTGIWEELREDITAELTRTRASHKVVSGPHGPEILAQVPVRGRDGHDSTVAVRFIGVDGPRWFLRGVLQGRAATDEAASRSLREVFADVVVVRDGAARPPREILPLHAPGAGAAPEAEDLPGLDPLSPGPTIAEVR, encoded by the coding sequence ATGGGCCTGTTCTCCCGGAGACGACCCGACGACGCCGAGCCGGCACGGGACAGCTCACCCGGCGACCCCGAGCCGGCCTCCCGTGAGCCCGAGGAGGTCGTCGGCGGTCCGTGGGACAGTGCCGACGCCCCTGAGGCGAGCGGATCCACCGTGCGCGTCGACCTCGGTTCGCTGCGTGTCCCGGCCGTCGACGGCATGCAGATCCGCCTCGAGAGCCCCGGTGCCGGGGCCGAGGCCGGGGCCGTCGTGCTGGTCCTGGGCGGGTCGAGCCTGGAGCTGCGTGCCTTCGCCGCGCCGCGCTCGACAGGCATCTGGGAGGAGCTGCGCGAGGACATCACCGCCGAGCTCACCCGCACCCGCGCCTCCCACAAGGTCGTCTCAGGGCCCCACGGCCCTGAGATCCTCGCGCAGGTCCCGGTGCGCGGCCGGGACGGCCACGACTCGACCGTCGCCGTGCGGTTCATCGGCGTGGACGGCCCCCGCTGGTTCCTGCGCGGCGTGCTCCAGGGCAGGGCGGCCACCGACGAGGCGGCCTCCCGCTCGCTGCGCGAGGTCTTCGCCGACGTCGTCGTCGTGCGCGACGGAGCCGCGCGCCCGCCGCGTGAGATCCTGCCGCTGCACGCACCGGGGGCCGGGGCCGCCCCGGAGGCCGAGGACCTGCCGGGTCTCGACCCCCTCTCCCCGGGTCCCACGATCGCCGAGGTGCGCTGA
- a CDS encoding DUF4193 domain-containing protein, whose translation MATDYDAPRKNDDEPEADSIEELTARQKDQSSEAIEEDENEVAEGFELPGADLSREELSVHVVPQLEDEFTCSECFLVHHRGSLAYVDDATGLPVCTDCAG comes from the coding sequence ATGGCGACCGACTACGACGCCCCGCGCAAGAACGATGACGAGCCCGAGGCCGATTCGATCGAGGAGCTGACCGCCCGGCAGAAGGACCAGTCCTCCGAGGCGATCGAGGAGGACGAGAACGAGGTCGCCGAGGGCTTTGAGCTCCCAGGCGCGGACCTGTCCAGGGAGGAGCTGAGCGTCCACGTCGTGCCCCAGCTCGAGGACGAGTTCACCTGCTCCGAGTGCTTCCTGGTCCACCACCGGGGCTCTCTGGCCTACGTCGACGACGCCACCGGCCTGCCGGTGTGCACCGACTGCGCGGGCTGA
- the sepH gene encoding septation protein SepH, giving the protein MIELELLGANGDVVVMTDAQGERYSIVVDDALRAAVRRARPSALVHAPEVPAPGSTVRPRDLQALMRAGASAEEVAATTGLRVDHVRRFEGPVLAERTWAVGQAQACRIGWENDSPVLGELVVDRLATRGVEPSSLEWDALREGRSPWQVTLAFIQGAQVRHARWELDLTAKSVTALDDEARWLTEAAAARRPAVFDQDSGASGAAAGADPDPALGEAGPVRAERDAAQEPAPDSPTDALLADLASNRGRRLEVEPPEGLDESELPAADGAAGPTSPGEGSAQIVSMTDRRRALSANHPAGSKLPRVPGEAHSPAEPDARTEEVPEVPTQEALPQMPDAPARRSRRRSRRSVPSWDEIVFGAKPE; this is encoded by the coding sequence ATGATCGAGCTCGAGCTGCTGGGAGCCAACGGCGACGTGGTCGTCATGACCGATGCCCAGGGAGAGCGGTACAGCATCGTCGTGGACGACGCCCTGCGCGCTGCCGTGCGCCGGGCGCGCCCCTCGGCCCTCGTGCACGCTCCCGAGGTCCCGGCTCCGGGCTCGACCGTGCGGCCGCGCGACCTCCAGGCGCTCATGAGGGCGGGTGCGAGCGCCGAGGAGGTCGCCGCCACGACCGGCCTGCGCGTCGATCACGTGCGACGCTTCGAGGGGCCGGTCCTGGCCGAGCGGACCTGGGCGGTCGGCCAGGCCCAGGCGTGTCGGATCGGCTGGGAGAACGACTCCCCCGTCCTGGGGGAGCTGGTCGTCGACCGTCTGGCCACCCGGGGGGTGGAGCCCTCGAGCCTGGAGTGGGACGCCCTGCGCGAGGGGCGCAGCCCCTGGCAGGTGACGCTGGCCTTCATCCAGGGCGCGCAGGTCAGGCACGCGCGGTGGGAGCTCGACCTGACCGCCAAGTCGGTGACGGCGCTCGACGACGAGGCCAGGTGGCTCACCGAGGCGGCGGCCGCCCGGCGCCCGGCGGTCTTCGACCAGGACTCCGGGGCCTCGGGCGCGGCCGCCGGGGCCGATCCGGACCCCGCGCTCGGCGAGGCGGGACCGGTGCGAGCGGAGCGGGACGCAGCCCAGGAGCCCGCCCCGGACAGCCCGACCGACGCGCTGCTGGCCGATCTTGCCTCCAACCGGGGCCGCCGGCTCGAGGTCGAGCCTCCCGAGGGTCTCGACGAGTCCGAGCTCCCCGCTGCCGACGGGGCGGCCGGGCCCACGAGCCCGGGCGAGGGCAGCGCCCAGATCGTGTCGATGACGGACCGTCGGCGTGCGCTGTCAGCCAACCACCCGGCGGGATCGAAGCTGCCGCGCGTGCCCGGGGAGGCGCACTCGCCCGCCGAGCCCGATGCACGCACCGAGGAGGTGCCTGAGGTCCCCACCCAGGAGGCGCTGCCGCAGATGCCTGACGCCCCTGCCCGTCGCTCCCGGCGCCGGTCGCGCCGCTCGGTGCCCTCCTGGGACGAGATCGTCTTCGGCGCCAAGCCCGAGTAG
- a CDS encoding alkaline phosphatase family protein yields MSAGTDPSLPELRQVLGAAAVSAGLSLADGPQGALTDAQARRAARAWGLDDPTTGAGTVVVLVDGLGLVQLRERRGHAPRLRSWLSQAEAAGGPGPAAVTCLPSTTAAALTTLGTGAGPGLTGMVGYSVLNPLLGRDLPAGTVPSGERNLCLITWEGQAPDPRAWQDVPTIFERVEADPASGTRPTVVSVGPSRFAGSGLTQAGLRGATHVGVDRLEDRPAAAAQALRRGTPLVYLYVGELDHAGHAHGWRSATWLEQLERLDAAMTELLRRVPGGTRVVLTADHGMVDTDESLRIEVTAHPSLARDVVAVAGEPRFTQLHVPGSDPDTARQVADRWRAELGERALWVGTRDQAHEMLGPVGPRAHGVLGDVLVAMAGRWVVVDPRVHSPGAMAMPGVHGSSTEAETIVPLLVAQA; encoded by the coding sequence ATGAGCGCCGGGACCGACCCGTCCCTGCCCGAGCTCCGGCAGGTCCTGGGGGCAGCCGCAGTCAGCGCCGGGCTGTCCCTGGCAGACGGTCCCCAGGGCGCCCTCACCGACGCCCAGGCCCGACGGGCGGCCCGGGCATGGGGCCTGGACGACCCGACCACCGGTGCCGGGACCGTCGTCGTGCTCGTCGACGGCCTGGGTCTCGTGCAGCTGCGGGAGCGTCGGGGCCACGCCCCCCGGCTGCGTTCCTGGCTCTCCCAGGCCGAGGCGGCAGGAGGCCCCGGTCCCGCCGCGGTGACCTGCCTGCCGTCGACGACCGCCGCGGCGCTGACCACCCTGGGTACCGGTGCCGGGCCGGGACTGACCGGCATGGTGGGGTACAGCGTCCTCAACCCGCTGCTCGGGCGCGACCTTCCTGCCGGGACGGTCCCCTCCGGGGAGCGCAACCTGTGCCTCATCACCTGGGAGGGACAGGCGCCCGACCCACGAGCCTGGCAGGACGTTCCCACGATCTTCGAGCGCGTCGAGGCCGACCCGGCCTCCGGCACCCGGCCCACGGTCGTGTCTGTCGGGCCCTCGCGCTTCGCCGGGTCAGGACTGACGCAGGCGGGTCTGCGCGGTGCCACCCACGTGGGGGTCGACCGGCTCGAGGACCGACCGGCAGCGGCGGCACAGGCTCTGCGTCGAGGCACGCCCCTGGTCTACCTCTACGTCGGCGAGCTCGACCACGCGGGACACGCCCACGGGTGGCGCTCGGCGACCTGGCTCGAGCAGCTCGAGCGGCTCGACGCCGCGATGACCGAGCTGCTTCGTCGGGTCCCCGGGGGCACCCGGGTCGTCCTGACGGCCGACCACGGCATGGTCGACACCGACGAGTCCCTGCGCATCGAGGTGACCGCGCACCCGTCGCTGGCGCGCGACGTCGTCGCCGTCGCCGGCGAGCCGCGCTTCACCCAGCTCCACGTCCCCGGCTCGGACCCCGACACCGCCCGGCAGGTCGCCGACCGGTGGCGCGCCGAGCTGGGGGAGCGGGCCCTGTGGGTCGGCACCCGGGACCAGGCCCACGAGATGCTCGGCCCGGTGGGCCCGCGCGCCCACGGGGTCCTCGGGGACGTGCTCGTGGCCATGGCCGGCCGGTGGGTGGTCGTGGACCCGAGGGTGCACTCGCCCGGGGCGATGGCGATGCCCGGCGTGCACGGCTCCTCGACCGAGGCCGAGACGATCGTGCCGCTGCTGGTCGCACAGGCCTGA
- a CDS encoding DUF5998 family protein — protein MTPTDPIDRGSTGTFVDAVARAGYYPELVLGTLDVALAGEDVLVDLVQAETTFDDAVHRHLTVMALTGTRLIIVHVDDLPREDGRPGAVATSEAVPLSRIASVALTRGVVEPAAGGGRLSEMTIAVSWGSVRRLDLEPTACADPTCQADHGLSGVSMPDDIVVRVSAGVEGDEALARAEAFARALSAATTRP, from the coding sequence ATGACTCCGACGGACCCCATCGACCGTGGCTCCACGGGCACCTTCGTCGACGCGGTGGCCCGCGCAGGCTACTATCCCGAGCTCGTCCTGGGGACCCTCGACGTGGCGCTGGCGGGCGAGGACGTCCTGGTCGACCTCGTCCAGGCGGAGACGACCTTCGACGACGCCGTGCACCGCCACCTCACCGTCATGGCCCTGACGGGCACCCGCCTCATCATCGTCCACGTCGACGACCTGCCTCGCGAGGACGGGCGTCCCGGCGCCGTGGCCACGAGCGAGGCGGTGCCGTTGTCCCGGATCGCCTCGGTGGCGCTCACCCGCGGCGTGGTCGAGCCCGCGGCCGGAGGCGGCCGCCTGTCCGAGATGACCATCGCCGTGTCCTGGGGCTCGGTACGCCGCCTGGACCTGGAGCCGACGGCCTGCGCCGACCCGACCTGCCAGGCCGATCACGGTCTGAGCGGGGTGTCGATGCCCGACGACATCGTCGTGCGCGTGTCCGCGGGCGTCGAGGGGGACGAGGCCCTGGCCCGGGCCGAGGCCTTCGCCCGGGCCCTGTCGGCGGCCACGACCCGCCCATGA